A single genomic interval of Pochonia chlamydosporia 170 chromosome 7, whole genome shotgun sequence harbors:
- a CDS encoding vacuolar protein sorting vps16 (similar to Neosartorya fischeri NRRL 181 XP_001259325.1), whose translation MDTLHARADWESVGDKWFRKTQQYTEVFDQDLDLDNYIVAGAPYAGALALWRDDSKLQAYQPGRSTKPAIDIYSLAGKKLRSIPWENSHIKGLGWSEDESLLVVTADGDVRCYDLQGDFSNFSLGHGADNYGVESCRFYDSGMVALLGNNTFLTVSSYSEPRPRLLAATPEAEIHSWAIISPDHTLSRSVEVLLSVGSTVYVVDATDCEDRYVDSGPFSHISVSPDGRFVNLYSKTGTAHVITSDFQEPLFEHNSDSQTPPQYVEWCGTDALIAWEDEVHIIGPGDQSSSYIYDSTRVHVISEYDGARLITNDFCEFLERIPADTLDVFGHSSESSPASILLDAVTQLELESPKADDYIQLIRPNLTEAVDICVNAAGREFDIKWQKRLLKAASFGKSVLDIYNSDDFVDMCETLRVLNAIRDYNVGMPLSFEQYHRLTPERILQRLLQRHDYLLALKIAGYLKLPTDRIYVHWASTKVRNGAEDEDTICRLVVERLSGKPGISFEEIARAAYHEGRGRLATELLNHEPRGGRQVPLLLDMEEDELALDKAIESGDSDLILSVLLKLKKKLPLASFFRVINSRATATAMVESLAIAEGDNSVLKDLYYQDDRRVDGANVFIRESLQQPDARTAADKLALAAKLLSDSKDYLTELYALKETTTLLRMQETLDRDLTDSFTGLSVNETMFKLIRLGYHGRAKKIQSEFKVPEKVAWWIRLRALVAKRDWSEIEETSKIKKSPIGWQPFYNLVLQAGNPRLAALFVPKCTGLEPGQSITMYEKCGMRVKAAEEAIRLKNVPAWERLLEAAGRDSHEGREIERLGNAAFRR comes from the exons ATGGATACCCTTCACGCAAGAGCAGATTGGGAGAGCGTAGGGGACAAGTGGTTTCGCAAGACTCAACAATATACCGAGGTGTTTGACCAAGATTTGGATCTTGACAATTACATCGTCGCTGGAGCCCCGTATGCCGGCGCATTAG CGTTATGGCGAGACGACTCAAAGCTGCAGGCATACCAACCTGGGCGATCGACAAAACCCGCCATTGATATTTACAGCCTGGCAGGAAAGAAACTCCGCTCCATTCCTTGGGAGAACAGCCACATCAAAGGGCTTGGCTGGTCAGAAGACGAGTCACTGTTAGTCGTGACCGCTGACGGTGATGTACGGTGCTACGATTTGCAAGGAGACTTTAGTAATTTCTCTTTGGGTCATGGTGCCGACAACTATGGCGTTGAGTCATGCCG CTTTTACGACAGCGGTatggtggctttgttgggAAACAACACGTTTCTCACAGTATCATCATACTCTGAACCACGTCCAAGACTTCTGGCAGCCACCCCAGAGGCTGAAATTCATTCATGGGCAATCatctcaccagaccacactCTGTCTCGGTCTGTTGAAGTTCTGTTGAGTGTCGGATCTACGGTGTACGTGGTAGATGCCACGGACTGCGAAGATCGCTATGTCGATAGCGGGCCATTCAGCCACATCAGCGTATCTCCAGATGGTCGATTCGTGAACCTGTATTCAAAAACAGGGACCGCACACGTCATTACCAGCGACTTTCAAGAACCGCTCTTTGAACACAATTCTGACTCACAAACACCCCCGCAATACGTTGAATGGTGTGGAACGGACGCCCTGATAGCATGGGAAGACGAAGTACATATCATTGGCCCTGGCGATCAGTCGTCGTCTTACATCTATGATAGCACGAGAGTACATGTCATTTCCG AGTATGACGGAGCACGGCTCATCACGAATGACTTTTGTGAATTTCTGGAGAGAATACCGGCAGATACACTGGACGTGTTTGGCCACTCATCTGAGTCTTCGCCGGCCTCGATTTTGCTGGATGCGGTCACCCAACTCGAACTGGAATCACCAAAAGCAGATGACTACATTCAACTCATACGCCCCAATCTAACTGAAGCCGTGGACATATGCGTCAATGCGGCGGGTCGTGAGTTTGACATCAAGTGGCAAAAACGACTTTTGAAAGCGGCCTCGTTTGGCAAGTCAGTATTGGACATTTACAACAGCGATGATTTCGTGGATATGTGCGAGACGTTGCGAGTTTTAAATGCCATCCGCGACTACAATGTGGGGATGCCTCTGTCTTTTGAGCAGTATCACCGGCTCACACCCGAGAGAATACTGCAACGCCTCCTTCAGAGACATGACTATTTACTTGCCTTGAAGATTGCGGGGTATCTGAAGCTTCCCACTGACCGCATATATGTACACTGGGCGTCAACAAAGGTACGTAACGGCGCCGAAGATGAAGACACCATCTGCCGACTTGTAGTCGAGAGACTGTCTGGCAAACCAGGAATATCCTTTGAGGAGATTGCAAGGGCAGCCTATCATGAAGGACGTGGACGTTTGGCGACAGAACTCCTGAATCATGAACCCCGAGGGGGCAGACAAGTACCCCTCCTCCTGGAtatggaggaggatgaacTCGCACTCGACAAGGCAATCGAGAGTGGGGAtagcgacctgatcttgtCGGTGCTCCTAaaactgaagaagaagctgccatTGGCGTCATTCTTTCGGGTTATTAACTCGCGGGCTACAGCCACGGCGATGGTGGAGTCCTTAGCCATTGCTGAAGGAGACAACAGCGTGCTTAAAGATTTGTATTATCAAGATGATCGCAGGGTAGACGGAGCGAATGTTTTCATTCGTGAATCCTTGCAGCAGCCGGATGCTCGAACTGCCGCGGACAAACTTGCCCTGGCTGCTAAGCTACTTTCCGATTCTAAAGACTATCTGACGGAGCTATATGCTCTGAAGGAAACGACAACGTTACTGCGGATGCAAGAGACTTTGGATCGCGACTTGACCGACTCGTTTACCGGACTGAGCGTCAATGAGACCATGTTCAAGCTTATTCGACTAGGCTACCATGGCCGAGCAAAGAAGATTCAAAGCGAATTCAAAGTTCCAGAGAAAGTTGCATGGTGGATTCG TCTGCGCGCACTGGTTGCAAAACGAGACTGGAGCGAGATTGAGGAGACATCCAAGATAAAGAAAAGCCCAATCGGCTGGCAG CCATTTTACAATCTTGTTTTACAAGCCGGAAATCCCCGATTAGCCGCTCTATTCGTCCCAAAATGCACGGGTCTAGAACCCGGCCAGTCGATCACCATGTATGAGAAGTGCGGAATGCGGGTGAAGGCGGCCGAGGAAGCCATCCGTCTCAAGAACGTACCTGCGTGGGAGAGACTACTCGAGGCGGCGGGGAGGGACTCACATGAAGGCCGTGAGATTGAACGGCTTGGGAATGCAGCGTTTAGACGGTGA
- a CDS encoding FHA domain-containing protein (similar to Cordyceps militaris CM01 XP_006670224.1): protein MFTQPVSSPPPGPQTANPVSPSRPSRLRGLSYLRNYTHSHLLSRDSHHSSSNGNANASPRSTTQNGNLTRSVSYTPSSTLSAASHNPNRLTLVSSSPDATPSRPSQQQQSADSNGNSSSSPPPTIPESESTPPQTSATSLNVSPDTTSTNGQTNMAGTRARAASSADATTAASSSAHGAGAANNGASETVPSIRFSAYYDPRSTRPSLSFPPITRTLPNGTEVIRVGRYSERDGQAAHMNSNQPSAAPVGFKSKVVSRRHCEFWCEDGKWFIKDVKSSSGTFLNHIRLSPPSQESKAYPVNDGDIVQLGIDFKGGEEMIFRCVKMRLELNRGWQNKLNSFNVAAHKRLRTMASSNAAAGAAGSSSQDCSICLNSIAPCQSLFVAPCSHTWHFKCVRSLLTSPQYPIFVCPNCRAGADLEADVEEPSEEWQQLDDDDEMDTDKKEAENPQPEQSSAPESPAEAAEAQDPDAMDVTVSVNMADSPAGRPAGNLPHTASEPLPIRNPASGSGRVGHLRENRSPSPSSSGAEGPITPRNNAGPWVFDGSAGQRPADGNPEMRSLDAAAEMDVSGANHSDDSSR from the exons ATGTTCACACAACCAGTCTCGTCTCCTCCTCCGGGACCCCAGACTGCCAACCCCGTGTCGCCGTCTCGACCAAGTCGACTGCGAGGATTGAGTTACCTGCGCAATTACACCCACAGCCATCTTCTATCTCGGGATTCCCACCACTCATCGTCCAACGGAAACGCCAACGCATCTCCTCGCAGTACGACGCAGAACGGTAATTTGACCCGCTCTGTCAGCTACACCCCCTCGTCGACATTGTCCGCCGCTTCGCATAATCCCAATCGTCTGACTCTCGTGAGCTCTTCCCCCGACGCAACACCATCACGCCcgtcgcagcagcagcagtctGCAGACAGCAACGGAAATTCATCTAGCAGTCCTCCGCCGACTATTCCTGAGTCGGAGTCTACGCCCCCGCAGACTTCGGCCACGAGCCTGAACGTCTCGCCAGACACAACTTCCACCAACGGCCAAACGAACATGGCGGGAACGAGAGCTCGTGCCGCGAGCAGCGCTGacgccaccaccgccgcatcatcttctgctCATGgcgctggtgctgccaaTAATGGTGCATCCGAGACAGTCCCTTCAATACGGTTTTCTGCCTACTACGACCCTCGCTCGACACGGCCATCACTTTCCTTTCCCCCGATTACGCGGACCTTACCAAATGGCACCGAAGTTATTCGTGTTGGGCGATATTCGGAGCGAGATGGCCAGGCTGCGCACATGAATAGCAACCAGCCATCTGCTGCACCGGTGGGCTTCAAGAGCAAGGTTGTGAGCCGGAGACACTGCGAATTCTGGTGCGAAGATGGCAAGTGGTTCATCAAGGACGTCAAGAGCTCTTCAGGAACCTTTTTGAACCACATTAGGCTGAGCCCTCCATCCCAGGAGAGCAAGGCCTATCCAGTCAACGACGGCGACATTGTTCAACTGGGCATTGATTTCAAGGGTGGCGAAGAGATGATTTTCCGATGCGTCAAAATGAGATTAGAGCTGAACCGCGGTTGGCAGAACAAGCTGAACAGTTTCAA TGTTGCGGCTCATAAACGACTTCGaaccatggcatcaagcaACGCTGCTGCCGGTGCAGCTGGATCGAGCTCTCAGGATTGTTCCATCTGCCTCAATTCTATTGCC CCCTGTCAATCTCTATTTGTTGCGCCCTGCTCACACACCTGGCACTTCAAATGCGTGCGGTCACTTCTAACCTCGCCGCAATATCCCATCTTTGTTTGCCCAAACTGTCGTGCGGGTGCAGATCTCGAAGCCGATGTGGAAGAACCATCGGAAGAATGGCAGCAActcgatgatgatgatgagatggataCAGATAAGAAGGAAGCTGAAAATCCCCAACCAGAGCAATCTTCTGCACCTGAGAGCCCTGCAGAAGCTGCGGAAGCACAGGACCCCGATGCCATGGATGTTACTGTGAGCGTCAACATGGCGGACAGCCCTGCTGGGAGACCCGCGGGAAACCTGCCTCACACAGCCTCAGAGCCGTTACCTATCAGGAATCCAGCCTCAGGTTCGGGACGTGTAGGTCACCTACGGGAGAACCGATCTCCATCACCGTCATCCAGCGGTGCGGAAGGTCCAATCACGCCACGGAACAATGCTGGACCATGGGTATTCGACGGCAGTGCAGGGCAGCGTCCTGCTGATGGCAACCCAGAAATGAGGAGCCTAGATGCTGCAGCGGAAATGGATGTCAGCGGCGCCAATCATAGCGACGATTCTAGCCGCTGA